A window of the Calditrichia bacterium genome harbors these coding sequences:
- a CDS encoding TRAP transporter large permease — translation MTIDVFILVASFAVLLMLNVPIAVSIGLSTMLTLMVNVDFTPAVSTIAQRVATGLDKFTLLAIPFFILSGTLMARGGLAKRLVEFAKALVGSFPGGLALVNIISSMLFGAISGSAVASAAAIGSFMHPRMVENGYDPGFSAAVNVTSATTGLIIPPSNVLIIYSLASGGVSIGALFIAGYIPGTILGLALMAVAAFIAKKEGYGRGERVSASEVGRRLGDALLSLTLIFIVIGGIVAGIFTATEAAAIAVIYALILAMFVYREVKFSDLESILLESAGTTAVVMLLIGTSMALSWVLSYENIPQNITTTLLALSENKLVILLIMNLVLLIVGTFMDMTPAILIFTPVFLPVAQTIGIDPLLFGIMMVLNLCIGLCTPPVGTVLFVGCGVAKVSLTEIVKPLLPMYVAMIFALILIVSIPELTLALPRWFGF, via the coding sequence ATGACTATTGACGTTTTCATTCTGGTTGCCAGTTTTGCGGTTCTGCTGATGCTGAACGTGCCGATTGCCGTGAGCATCGGGCTTTCGACGATGCTGACACTGATGGTAAATGTGGATTTTACGCCGGCGGTGAGCACCATCGCGCAACGGGTTGCCACAGGTTTGGACAAATTTACGCTGCTGGCGATTCCCTTTTTCATCCTTTCCGGAACGCTGATGGCGCGGGGCGGACTCGCCAAACGACTGGTGGAATTTGCCAAAGCGCTGGTTGGTTCGTTTCCCGGCGGGCTGGCGTTGGTGAACATTATTTCGTCGATGCTGTTCGGCGCGATTTCCGGTTCGGCGGTGGCATCAGCGGCGGCGATCGGCTCATTTATGCACCCGCGAATGGTGGAAAACGGTTACGATCCGGGTTTCAGCGCGGCGGTAAACGTCACTTCCGCAACCACCGGGCTGATCATCCCGCCGAGCAATGTGCTGATTATTTATTCGCTGGCAAGCGGCGGCGTCTCGATTGGTGCGCTCTTTATCGCCGGATATATTCCCGGCACCATCCTCGGTTTGGCGCTGATGGCGGTTGCCGCGTTTATCGCCAAAAAAGAAGGCTACGGTCGCGGCGAACGTGTTTCTGCCAGTGAAGTCGGACGTCGTTTGGGCGATGCGCTGCTCAGCCTCACGCTGATTTTTATCGTCATCGGCGGCATCGTTGCGGGCATTTTTACTGCGACGGAAGCTGCTGCAATCGCTGTTATTTATGCGTTGATTTTGGCGATGTTCGTTTATCGCGAAGTCAAATTTTCCGATCTCGAATCCATTTTGCTGGAATCCGCCGGAACCACTGCGGTGGTGATGCTGCTGATCGGCACATCGATGGCGCTCTCGTGGGTGCTGTCGTATGAAAATATTCCCCAAAACATCACCACAACTTTACTGGCGCTCAGCGAAAACAAGCTGGTCATTTTATTGATTATGAATCTGGTGCTGCTCATCGTCGGCACATTTATGGACATGACACCGGCGATTCTCATTTTTACCCCGGTTTTTCTGCCGGTTGCCCAAACCATCGGCATCGATCCGCTGCTGTTCGGGATCATGATGGTGCTGAATTTGTGCATCGGATTGTGCACACCGCCGGTCGGCACCGTGCTGTTTGTGGGTTGCGGCGTCGCCAAAGTTTCGCTAACGGAAATCGTGAAGCCGCTGCTCCCGATGTATGTCGCAATGATTTTCGCACTTATTCTGATCGTTTCAATCCCGGAACTGACGCTGGCGTTACCGCGCTGGTTCGGGTTTTAA
- a CDS encoding TRAP transporter small permease, producing the protein MKALTQLIDAALKKILVWLMALMVIVVTWQVITRYVLNSPSSYTEELSTYLLIWISLLGAAWALRNRAHLGIDIFTRKLEGRAKTVSQLIIYSAVIAFAVIVFVYGGSRLVYTTLYLNQLSAAFKVPVGYVYTVIPISGMLMIYYAIDALVYPED; encoded by the coding sequence ATGAAAGCCTTAACCCAACTGATTGACGCTGCGTTGAAAAAAATTCTGGTGTGGCTGATGGCGCTGATGGTCATTGTGGTGACCTGGCAGGTGATCACCCGTTATGTCCTCAACAGTCCCAGCTCGTACACCGAGGAACTTTCGACGTATTTGCTGATCTGGATCAGTTTGCTCGGTGCTGCCTGGGCGTTACGGAACCGTGCCCATTTGGGCATCGATATTTTCACCCGCAAATTGGAAGGTCGCGCAAAAACTGTTTCACAACTTATTATTTATTCTGCAGTTATCGCATTTGCCGTGATTGTTTTTGTTTACGGCGGATCGCGATTGGTTTACACGACGCTGTATCTGAACCAGCTTTCTGCGGCGTTCAAAGTGCCGGTTGGTTATGTGTACACCGTTATTCCCATCAGCGGGATGTTGATGATTTATTACGCAATTGATGCGTTGGTTTATCCCGAAGATTAG
- a CDS encoding TRAP transporter substrate-binding protein, with the protein MKKTITIIFAGCVALLLACQSGEQVRTLRLAHVLDVNSPVHKGMAHLGERLEALSGGKMKVILYPGSQLGNERETLELLQLGSLDIAKVSSAVVENFVPEMGVYSLPYLFRDANHYWQVFNGEIGQEILLKGEQYWLRGLCYYDAGFRSFFLRNTAVESPEDLNGLKIRVMRSNLQIQTVNLLGGNATPLAWGELYSALQQGVVDGAENNPPNFFQNKFFELCDYLVLDEHSAPPDVLMMSTHVWEKLSPQEQQWLDQAVQESVAFQRKLWDDMTEESLKAVVEKGVTVIRPDKQPFLASVQPIYDDLKGTEMGKLAERIQNLPPENDTATADSLKGATE; encoded by the coding sequence ATGAAAAAAACAATCACCATAATTTTTGCCGGATGCGTTGCACTGCTGCTGGCGTGTCAATCCGGCGAACAGGTTCGCACGCTGCGGCTGGCGCATGTGCTGGATGTGAATTCACCGGTGCACAAAGGAATGGCGCATTTGGGTGAACGGCTGGAAGCGTTATCCGGCGGCAAAATGAAAGTCATTTTGTATCCCGGCAGCCAGCTCGGCAATGAGCGCGAAACATTGGAATTGCTTCAGTTGGGATCGCTGGACATCGCGAAAGTATCCTCCGCGGTGGTGGAAAATTTCGTGCCGGAAATGGGCGTTTATTCCCTCCCCTATTTGTTCCGCGATGCGAATCATTACTGGCAGGTGTTCAACGGCGAAATCGGGCAGGAAATTTTGCTGAAAGGCGAACAATACTGGCTGCGCGGATTGTGCTATTACGACGCCGGTTTCCGCAGCTTTTTTCTGCGCAACACTGCCGTTGAATCGCCGGAAGACCTGAACGGGTTAAAAATTCGGGTGATGCGCAGCAACCTGCAAATCCAGACCGTGAACCTGCTCGGCGGAAACGCAACGCCGCTGGCTTGGGGCGAACTGTATTCCGCATTGCAGCAAGGGGTTGTGGACGGTGCTGAAAATAATCCGCCTAACTTTTTTCAAAACAAATTCTTCGAGCTTTGCGATTATCTGGTTTTGGACGAACACTCCGCCCCGCCGGATGTGCTGATGATGAGCACCCACGTTTGGGAAAAACTATCGCCGCAGGAACAGCAATGGCTGGATCAGGCTGTGCAAGAGTCGGTCGCATTCCAGCGAAAATTATGGGATGACATGACCGAGGAATCGCTGAAAGCGGTGGTCGAGAAAGGCGTTACCGTCATTCGTCCGGACAAACAGCCGTTTCTGGCTTCCGTTCAGCCAATTTACGATGACCTGAAAGGCACCGAAATGGGCAAGCTCGCAGAACGTATCCAGAATCTGCCACCGGAGAACGACACCGCAACCGCAGATTCGCTGAAAGGAGCCACAGAATGA
- a CDS encoding cupin domain-containing protein: protein MSASNVFIKNKNIELEHVGDGLSRKILGYNPELMMVRVFFKKGAVGEAHSHPHLQVTLVEKGRFEVHIDGKKEVLEAGDSFFVPADQVHGCVALEDGVLVDVFTPVREEFLQ, encoded by the coding sequence ATGTCTGCTTCAAACGTATTTATCAAAAACAAAAACATTGAACTGGAACACGTTGGCGATGGCTTATCGCGCAAAATTCTGGGCTACAATCCCGAACTGATGATGGTTCGCGTATTCTTCAAAAAAGGCGCCGTCGGCGAAGCACACAGCCACCCGCACCTGCAGGTAACCCTCGTTGAAAAGGGGCGCTTTGAAGTGCATATCGACGGAAAAAAGGAAGTGCTGGAAGCGGGCGACAGCTTTTTTGTTCCGGCAGATCAGGTTCACGGCTGTGTGGCGTTGGAAGATGGCGTGCTGGTGGATGTGTTTACGCCGGTTCGCGAAGAATTTCTTCAATAA
- a CDS encoding SDR family oxidoreductase, which yields MENLTGKVAVVTGGGRDIGRATCVKFGENGMSVIVNYLASESAAAETVELVKKAGGDAVAVKADVSTSAGVAQLVSETLKAFNKPVQVLVNNAGGLVGRKQIVEMEESFWDQVITLNLKSVFLVSKAFVPHMADNGSIVNLSTLAARNGGGGGAVAYATAKGGVLTFTRGFAKELKSRHIRVNCVSPGLIDTTFHDKFTPAEARKNTVNATLADREGTAADVANAIFFLATDASSYINGESIEINGGLYFV from the coding sequence ATGGAAAATTTAACAGGTAAAGTAGCTGTCGTAACCGGCGGCGGGCGCGATATCGGGCGGGCAACGTGCGTAAAATTTGGCGAAAACGGCATGTCTGTTATTGTCAATTATCTCGCCAGCGAATCCGCAGCAGCAGAAACCGTTGAATTGGTCAAAAAAGCCGGTGGCGATGCCGTTGCCGTAAAAGCAGATGTCAGTACTTCAGCAGGCGTTGCACAGCTTGTTTCGGAAACACTCAAGGCATTTAACAAACCGGTGCAAGTGTTGGTAAATAACGCCGGCGGACTGGTTGGACGCAAACAGATTGTTGAAATGGAAGAATCTTTTTGGGATCAGGTGATTACACTGAATCTCAAAAGTGTTTTTTTGGTGAGCAAGGCATTTGTGCCGCATATGGCGGATAACGGTTCGATTGTCAATTTGTCCACGTTGGCGGCACGCAACGGCGGCGGTGGCGGCGCAGTGGCTTATGCCACAGCCAAAGGCGGTGTGCTCACGTTTACCCGCGGATTTGCGAAGGAATTAAAAAGCAGGCATATCCGGGTGAATTGCGTTTCGCCGGGATTGATCGACACCACATTTCACGACAAATTCACGCCAGCAGAAGCCCGGAAAAATACCGTGAACGCAACGTTGGCGGATCGCGAAGGCACCGCAGCGGATGTGGCAAACGCCATTTTCTTTTTGGCAACGGATGCTTCGTCTTACATCAATGGCGAGTCTATCGAAATTAACGGCGGTTTATATTTTGTTTAG
- a CDS encoding alginate lyase family protein: MKVNHSFLSVLVALVIFCGTIIAREHPSIAISKAEAQQIKAAMGKYPLLDKTIAGYRETVENALNKPIELPAPGEAGGYSHERHKQNYREMHRAGLLFAITGEEKYAQFIKKMLDGYAELYPTLGPHPRSFKQKPGKLFHQTLNEEVWLTHVAIAYDCVYDWLKPPDRAKYEANIFLKMMELFAVEHHEEFDRIHNHGTWAVAAVGMMAYVLDQPEWIEKCLYGTKKDGKGGFLKQMDLLFSPDGYYMEGPYYSRYAVRPFFLFADAIERIEPQRKIYEHRDAILKKAYYSLAETIFPNGVFPPINDASKTMSIADIGPVVANDLTFLRYGANDNLLAIAAIQDQVMLNGAGLAVAKAFGDGSNVPDLNWKSVEFTDGFDGERGGLGILRYGSGPDQTMLLMKYGVQGDGHGHFDKLQFIFYDQHREVVPDYGFSRWINMEPKYGGRYTKENDTFAKQTIAHNTVVVDEKTQHNFSRREADDRWAERHFFDGNSGNVQAMSARANSQYQGVNMQRTQVLLKDDQLDYPMVIDLFRLTSDTPHQYDYPVYFNGQMVVTNVPLNTNLTQLQPLGDDAGYQHIWKIAEGAVSEPLQFTWVDGQRYYSLVAANSPEMQLILGRTGANDPDFNLRSEQVVMLRGNATDQLFASVIVPHGYFNEAAEISRDARSPIVSVSVIGHNESASVIEIAAKSGRRWQVMVNNGTPTDKEITVSFDGKNFRWNGNYNVLFLNN; encoded by the coding sequence GTGAAGGTTAATCATTCTTTTTTGAGTGTTTTGGTTGCGCTGGTTATCTTTTGCGGCACGATTATCGCCCGTGAACATCCCTCAATTGCAATTTCCAAAGCTGAAGCGCAGCAAATTAAAGCTGCGATGGGCAAATACCCACTGTTGGACAAAACGATCGCCGGTTACCGCGAAACTGTCGAAAATGCGCTGAACAAGCCGATCGAGCTGCCAGCGCCCGGCGAGGCCGGCGGATATTCCCACGAACGCCACAAACAAAATTATCGCGAAATGCATCGAGCCGGACTACTGTTTGCCATCACCGGTGAGGAAAAATATGCACAATTCATCAAAAAAATGTTGGACGGCTATGCGGAACTGTATCCCACTTTGGGTCCACATCCACGCTCGTTCAAACAAAAACCGGGCAAATTATTCCACCAGACGCTCAATGAAGAAGTGTGGCTCACCCACGTTGCCATCGCATATGACTGTGTTTACGATTGGCTGAAACCGCCCGATCGCGCCAAATATGAAGCAAATATTTTTCTCAAAATGATGGAATTATTTGCCGTCGAGCACCACGAAGAATTTGATAGAATACACAATCACGGGACATGGGCAGTTGCGGCGGTCGGGATGATGGCGTATGTGCTCGACCAGCCGGAGTGGATCGAAAAATGCCTGTACGGCACCAAAAAGGACGGCAAGGGCGGGTTCCTGAAACAGATGGATTTGCTGTTCTCGCCGGACGGATATTATATGGAAGGACCGTATTACAGCCGCTATGCGGTGCGCCCGTTTTTCCTGTTTGCCGATGCAATTGAACGTATCGAGCCGCAACGAAAAATTTATGAACATCGCGATGCGATCCTCAAAAAAGCCTATTATTCGCTCGCAGAAACGATTTTCCCCAACGGTGTTTTCCCGCCGATTAACGACGCCTCCAAAACCATGAGTATTGCTGATATCGGTCCGGTGGTGGCAAATGACCTGACATTCCTTCGCTACGGCGCGAACGACAATTTGCTGGCCATCGCCGCCATTCAGGATCAGGTGATGCTGAACGGCGCCGGACTGGCTGTCGCGAAAGCCTTCGGCGACGGCAGCAACGTTCCCGATCTCAACTGGAAAAGCGTGGAATTTACCGACGGTTTTGACGGTGAGCGCGGCGGTTTGGGCATCCTGCGATACGGCAGCGGTCCCGACCAAACCATGTTGCTGATGAAATACGGCGTTCAGGGCGACGGACACGGACATTTCGACAAACTGCAGTTTATTTTTTATGACCAGCATCGCGAAGTGGTGCCGGATTACGGCTTTTCCCGCTGGATCAACATGGAGCCGAAATATGGTGGTCGCTACACCAAAGAAAATGATACATTTGCCAAACAAACCATCGCGCACAATACGGTGGTTGTGGACGAAAAAACCCAGCACAATTTTTCCCGCAGAGAGGCGGATGATCGTTGGGCGGAACGCCACTTTTTTGATGGGAACAGCGGCAACGTGCAAGCCATGAGCGCCCGGGCAAACAGCCAGTACCAAGGCGTGAACATGCAGCGCACCCAGGTTTTGCTAAAGGACGATCAACTGGATTATCCAATGGTAATCGACCTGTTCCGGCTCACCAGCGACACACCGCATCAATATGATTATCCGGTGTATTTCAACGGACAAATGGTGGTAACCAACGTTCCGCTGAACACCAATCTCACACAATTGCAGCCGTTGGGCGACGATGCCGGTTACCAGCACATCTGGAAAATTGCCGAAGGCGCGGTCAGCGAACCGCTGCAATTTACCTGGGTGGACGGACAGCGATACTATTCGTTGGTTGCGGCAAATTCGCCGGAAATGCAACTCATTTTGGGCAGAACCGGCGCCAACGATCCCGATTTTAACCTGCGCTCTGAACAGGTTGTCATGTTGCGCGGAAACGCCACGGACCAACTGTTCGCCAGCGTGATCGTTCCGCATGGCTATTTCAACGAAGCCGCAGAAATTTCCCGCGATGCCCGCTCTCCCATCGTTTCGGTGTCGGTAATCGGGCACAACGAGTCCGCCAGCGTCATCGAAATTGCCGCAAAATCCGGACGCCGCTGGCAAGTGATGGTGAATAACGGCACACCCACGGATAAAGAAATAACTGTCTCATTTGACGGAAAAAATTTCCGTTGGAATGGAAATTATAACGTATTGTTTTTAAACAATTAA
- the kduI gene encoding 5-dehydro-4-deoxy-D-glucuronate isomerase — MTFREIPCSKQTERMNSKELRDSFLFETIFRPDSIVLNYVDDERTVLGGVMPVEKSLKLASPAELRAEYFTERREIGIMNVGAPGKITVDGAAHELSFRDALYIGKGSKDVVFSSNDSNSPAKFYLISYPAHAAYPTTHAKVKDAEPLHLGSDAECNKRTIYKYIFNGGINSSQLVMGFTEMAEGSNWNTMPAHKHMRRTEVYFYFNLPENAVVLHLMGKPDETRHLVVRNEQAVFSPGWSIHAGSGTSNYTFIWAMGGENRDYTDMDPVTMEMLR; from the coding sequence ATGACATTTCGGGAAATTCCCTGTTCAAAACAAACCGAACGAATGAACAGCAAAGAACTGCGTGACAGTTTTTTGTTCGAAACCATTTTTCGACCGGATTCGATCGTGCTCAACTATGTGGACGATGAACGAACGGTTTTGGGTGGCGTAATGCCGGTGGAAAAATCGCTGAAACTGGCATCCCCTGCGGAGTTGAGGGCAGAATACTTTACCGAACGGCGTGAAATCGGGATAATGAATGTTGGTGCGCCCGGCAAAATAACGGTTGACGGAGCCGCGCACGAACTGTCGTTCCGCGATGCGCTGTATATCGGCAAAGGCAGCAAAGATGTAGTTTTTTCCAGCAACGATTCGAATTCACCGGCAAAATTTTATCTGATCAGCTATCCGGCGCATGCCGCTTATCCCACAACCCACGCAAAGGTGAAAGATGCGGAACCGCTGCATCTCGGCAGCGATGCAGAATGCAACAAACGCACGATCTACAAATACATTTTCAACGGTGGCATTAACAGCTCGCAATTGGTGATGGGCTTTACGGAAATGGCGGAAGGCAGCAACTGGAACACCATGCCCGCCCACAAACACATGCGCCGCACGGAAGTGTATTTCTATTTCAATTTACCGGAAAATGCGGTTGTGCTGCACCTGATGGGCAAACCGGACGAAACGCGCCATTTGGTGGTTCGCAACGAGCAAGCAGTGTTTTCGCCCGGCTGGTCAATCCACGCCGGCAGCGGCACGAGCAACTACACATTTATTTGGGCAATGGGCGGCGAAAACCGCGATTACACCGATATGGATCCGGTAACGATGGAGATGCTCCGGTAA
- a CDS encoding FadR family transcriptional regulator: protein MNDIFKTIGSPRTLSQEVVRTIEENILNKKLMPGQKLPTEKELGEMFGVSRTALREAMQVLSAKGLVSIRKGSGIYVNNFSELDASKNMSLYLEINFDEDYALHLVELRQIIEPHNARLAALHHTSEDIENLEINLEEYSKANISAERHAQLDLEFHKTIADATGNPLISLLTTPLFNLMPKIKSMIVDKVRHNIIHNALNYHRNIFEEIKAGNENGAYEAMKSHLEVAMEDTRLLIEALKAERLLKS from the coding sequence TTGAACGACATTTTCAAGACCATCGGTAGCCCGCGCACACTTAGCCAGGAAGTTGTTCGCACAATTGAAGAGAACATTCTCAACAAAAAACTGATGCCCGGGCAGAAATTACCCACTGAAAAAGAACTCGGTGAAATGTTCGGCGTCAGCCGTACTGCCCTGCGCGAAGCCATGCAGGTGTTGAGCGCCAAAGGGTTGGTTTCCATTCGCAAAGGAAGCGGCATTTATGTAAACAATTTTTCAGAGCTGGACGCCAGCAAAAACATGAGTTTGTATCTGGAAATCAATTTTGATGAAGATTACGCGCTGCACCTCGTTGAGCTTCGTCAGATAATCGAGCCGCACAACGCACGCCTCGCTGCGCTCCATCATACTTCGGAAGATATTGAAAATCTTGAAATTAACCTCGAAGAATATTCGAAAGCCAACATCAGCGCAGAACGCCATGCCCAATTGGATCTCGAGTTTCACAAAACGATTGCAGACGCAACCGGCAATCCGCTGATCAGTTTGCTGACCACGCCCCTTTTCAATTTGATGCCCAAAATCAAATCGATGATTGTGGACAAGGTTCGCCACAACATTATTCACAACGCGTTGAATTATCACAGAAATATCTTCGAAGAAATTAAAGCCGGCAACGAAAACGGCGCTTACGAAGCGATGAAATCGCACCTCGAAGTTGCCATGGAAGATACCCGTTTACTCATTGAAGCACTCAAAGCTGAACGCCTGTTAAAATCCTGA
- a CDS encoding sterol desaturase family protein has product MPVYLQYYFWLIAVSLFCFAIERLSPWRKNQPVLREGIWQDLFWLIFNGHYLGLLLAIVTGKVVAVFNTFLFNAGLPVPESLALLSDYPLWAQFIIFFILKDFIEWNIHRMLHTVPWLWEFHKLHHSIEEMDWIGNFRFHWGEVVVYKTLSYLPLVILGVDGTVILIIAIIGTLMQDLNHANLPIDWGPFKYVFNSPKMHIWHHDVETYGKGGQNFGIVLSIWDWLFKTAYWPKDREEPEKLGFKGIDNYPKTLLKRIVYPLRIGKSDK; this is encoded by the coding sequence ATGCCGGTTTACCTGCAATATTATTTTTGGCTGATTGCGGTTTCGTTGTTTTGCTTTGCCATTGAGCGGCTATCACCGTGGCGAAAAAATCAGCCGGTTTTGCGCGAAGGCATTTGGCAGGATTTGTTCTGGCTGATTTTCAACGGACATTATTTGGGGTTGCTTCTGGCGATTGTCACCGGAAAAGTGGTTGCCGTTTTCAACACCTTTTTGTTCAACGCCGGGCTGCCGGTTCCGGAATCGCTGGCGCTGTTATCCGATTATCCGCTGTGGGCGCAATTCATTATTTTTTTTATACTTAAAGATTTTATTGAGTGGAATATTCACCGGATGCTGCACACCGTTCCGTGGCTGTGGGAATTTCACAAATTGCATCACAGCATCGAGGAAATGGACTGGATTGGCAATTTCCGGTTCCATTGGGGCGAGGTGGTGGTTTACAAAACGCTGTCGTATTTGCCGCTGGTAATTTTGGGAGTGGACGGAACGGTAATCCTGATCATCGCGATCATCGGGACGCTGATGCAGGATTTGAATCACGCCAATTTGCCAATCGACTGGGGACCATTTAAATATGTGTTCAACTCGCCGAAAATGCATATTTGGCATCACGATGTTGAAACGTATGGCAAAGGCGGGCAAAATTTTGGCATCGTTTTGAGCATTTGGGACTGGCTGTTTAAAACCGCGTACTGGCCAAAAGACCGGGAAGAACCGGAAAAACTGGGTTTCAAAGGCATCGATAATTATCCGAAAACGCTGCTGAAACGCATTGTTTATCCGCTGCGCATCGGGAAATCCGACAAATAA
- a CDS encoding T9SS type A sorting domain-containing protein: MNRKPFFFTLFLLLSAISINGFSQHSVSRKWNEVLLEAIRNDYARPTVHARNLFHTAIAMYDAWAAYDETAETYLLGKTHGNFFAAFDPPQTPTDVKSARETAISYACYRLLKHRFSDTPGASVSMALADSLFNALGNDPAIISIDYSDGNPAHFGNFIADRIIQFGFQDGSNEQNGYENQYYVPVNPPLVPIVPGNPDIIFPNRWQPLTLDVFIDQAGNVIPLSTPTFLSPEWGNVMPFAMENNVRNIYNRDGNDFWVYHDPGAPPYLDRVNGGGTSAEYQWGFSLVAIWSSQLDPADGVMWDISPGSIGNIQKLPETIEEYRDFYNLLDGGDTGIGHAVNPYTGQPYAPQIVPRADYARVLAEFWADGPDSETPPGHWFTILNYVNDHPLFQKRYRGKGAVLDDLEWDVKAYFTLAGAVHDAAVSAWGIKGWYDYLRPISAIRMMADLGQSTDQTLPNYAPGGIPLVEGLVEVIAAGDPLAGFNNVNVGKIKLFAWRGPDFIANPETDVAGVGWILAENWWPYQRPTFVTPPFAGFISGHSTFSRAAAEVMTLLTGDPFFPGGMGEFHAPQNEFLVFEEGPSVDVTLQWATYRDASDQTSLSRIWGGIHPPADDIPGRLIGEKLGIAAFEKAERYFTGLIDGDAPPANVIVKVYPNPCVKGELLTVDLNQLTDGISVEIYNILGQRIQFSTLLPNLSLQQIELDGNALSSGVYFLRIKGTGWESTQKLLMLR; this comes from the coding sequence TTGAATCGGAAACCGTTTTTTTTCACTCTTTTCCTGTTACTCTCCGCTATTTCTATAAATGGTTTTTCCCAGCATTCTGTTTCACGAAAATGGAACGAGGTGTTGCTCGAAGCGATTCGAAATGATTACGCCCGCCCGACGGTTCATGCCCGCAATTTATTTCACACAGCAATTGCAATGTACGATGCATGGGCAGCATACGACGAAACAGCAGAAACCTATCTTTTGGGGAAAACACACGGTAATTTTTTTGCTGCATTTGATCCACCGCAAACTCCCACAGATGTAAAAAGCGCCCGCGAAACGGCTATCAGCTATGCCTGCTATCGGTTGCTGAAACATCGTTTTTCCGATACGCCCGGTGCGAGCGTTTCCATGGCGTTGGCAGATTCGCTCTTTAACGCATTGGGCAACGATCCGGCAATAATTTCTATCGATTACAGTGACGGAAACCCGGCGCATTTTGGCAATTTTATTGCAGATCGGATAATTCAGTTCGGTTTTCAGGATGGTTCAAATGAACAAAACGGATATGAAAATCAATATTACGTGCCGGTAAATCCGCCGTTGGTGCCAATTGTGCCGGGCAATCCGGATATCATTTTCCCCAATCGTTGGCAACCGTTAACACTGGATGTATTTATCGATCAAGCCGGTAACGTGATCCCGTTGAGCACACCCACATTTTTGAGCCCCGAATGGGGAAATGTAATGCCTTTTGCGATGGAAAATAATGTGCGAAACATTTATAATCGCGATGGTAACGATTTTTGGGTATATCACGATCCCGGCGCTCCGCCCTATCTCGATCGAGTAAATGGCGGCGGAACGAGCGCGGAATATCAGTGGGGATTTTCGTTGGTGGCTATCTGGTCGTCGCAGCTCGATCCGGCTGATGGCGTGATGTGGGATATTTCACCCGGTTCGATCGGGAACATTCAGAAACTACCGGAAACCATTGAGGAATATCGCGATTTTTACAATTTGTTAGATGGCGGTGATACCGGTATTGGGCATGCTGTAAACCCATACACTGGTCAGCCGTACGCACCGCAAATCGTGCCTCGCGCGGATTATGCACGGGTATTGGCAGAATTTTGGGCAGATGGTCCAGATTCCGAAACACCGCCCGGTCACTGGTTTACCATTTTGAATTATGTTAACGATCACCCGCTTTTCCAGAAGCGCTATCGCGGAAAAGGAGCGGTTCTCGACGATCTGGAATGGGATGTGAAAGCCTATTTTACCCTCGCCGGTGCCGTTCACGATGCGGCGGTCAGCGCATGGGGCATTAAAGGATGGTATGATTATTTGCGCCCCATTTCCGCAATCCGAATGATGGCCGATTTGGGACAAAGCACAGATCAAACCTTGCCAAACTACGCACCCGGCGGTATTCCATTGGTTGAAGGATTGGTTGAAGTTATCGCCGCAGGCGATCCGCTCGCCGGATTTAATAACGTAAATGTTGGTAAAATAAAATTGTTCGCATGGCGCGGCCCGGATTTTATCGCAAATCCTGAAACCGATGTTGCCGGCGTCGGTTGGATTCTCGCCGAAAATTGGTGGCCGTATCAACGCCCGACATTCGTGACACCACCGTTTGCCGGATTTATTTCCGGGCACTCAACCTTCTCCCGCGCTGCTGCGGAAGTCATGACCTTGCTCACCGGCGATCCCTTTTTTCCCGGCGGAATGGGCGAATTTCATGCGCCGCAAAATGAATTTCTGGTGTTCGAGGAAGGTCCGAGTGTAGACGTTACGTTGCAATGGGCAACCTACCGCGATGCATCGGATCAAACCAGTTTATCGCGGATTTGGGGCGGCATTCACCCCCCGGCGGATGATATTCCCGGTCGCTTGATCGGTGAAAAACTCGGCATCGCCGCATTTGAAAAAGCCGAGCGTTACTTCACCGGTTTGATTGACGGCGACGCGCCACCGGCAAATGTAATCGTAAAAGTTTATCCGAATCCCTGCGTAAAAGGCGAATTGCTGACTGTTGATTTAAACCAGCTAACCGATGGCATCAGCGTCGAAATTTACAATATTCTGGGTCAGCGAATCCAGTTTAGCACATTGCTGCCAAATCTATCTTTACAGCAAATTGAACTGGATGGCAACGCCTTGTCTTCCGGCGTATATTTTTTGCGAATTAAAGGCACCGGTTGGGAATCAACCCAAAAATTGCTGATGTTGAGATAA